In one Oscillospiraceae bacterium genomic region, the following are encoded:
- a CDS encoding peptide ABC transporter substrate-binding protein, giving the protein MKRILTAALAAVMLVSMLAACSPPGAAKTTPAPGTQAPAPESGAPAPSAGASAAVLKVGMSTEPISLDPHVGNDSNTSTALMLALEGLLNIVDGKVVPGMAERYEISEDGTVYTFHLRDAKWQDGQPVTAQDFADTYVRMLTRQDAMDLAYLIFPIKNAAPISEGTMDASELGCKVIDDKTLEVTLESAYPFMTSLFASTPMYPIRNDLADALGNAYGSGADKFVGNGPYILKDWIHNDRMVFEKNPDYWNADAVSIQQIDLVLVADQNTMKNMYDTGEIAFMDILEPAMVPSMESYPGFSYYNAGGVQFLVLSHKGTSPEAAAITQDHDFVMALSLAIDRQALVDAMFPTYTPSTGVINPVISDGMGGKWGDTYDVTDVYHKTKADPEAAKALIQGVCERLGYASPADMPTFDFFTQSGELQRTLSEYFQNTWKTVLGIDITVRQLEFAQYWENLYSAPYDICRSGWGPDYDDPFTYLDMWDSRGGWNKTGWVGEDYYNLITQANAQSDPKTRDDMFFEAEKILLTEAPIIPLYMARGAYVINGGMISGVSVSSFGARFDFRYATLA; this is encoded by the coding sequence ATGAAACGGATCCTGACGGCCGCTCTGGCCGCTGTTATGCTTGTGTCCATGCTGGCCGCCTGCTCTCCTCCGGGCGCGGCGAAGACCACCCCCGCCCCAGGCACGCAGGCCCCCGCCCCGGAGAGCGGCGCTCCCGCGCCCAGCGCCGGCGCCTCCGCCGCTGTTTTGAAGGTAGGCATGAGCACGGAGCCCATCTCTCTGGATCCCCACGTGGGCAACGACTCCAATACCTCCACCGCCCTCATGCTGGCTCTGGAGGGCCTGCTGAACATCGTGGACGGCAAGGTGGTGCCCGGCATGGCGGAGCGCTACGAGATCTCCGAGGACGGCACGGTATATACCTTCCACCTGAGGGACGCCAAGTGGCAGGACGGGCAGCCCGTCACGGCCCAGGATTTTGCCGACACCTACGTGCGCATGCTGACCCGGCAGGACGCCATGGATTTGGCCTATCTCATCTTCCCCATCAAGAACGCCGCCCCCATCAGCGAGGGGACCATGGACGCCTCCGAGCTGGGCTGCAAGGTGATTGACGACAAGACCCTGGAGGTCACGCTGGAGTCCGCCTATCCCTTTATGACAAGCCTCTTCGCCTCCACGCCCATGTACCCCATCCGCAACGACCTGGCCGACGCGCTGGGCAACGCCTACGGGTCGGGCGCGGACAAGTTCGTGGGCAACGGCCCCTACATCCTGAAGGATTGGATCCACAACGACCGCATGGTCTTTGAGAAAAACCCCGACTACTGGAACGCGGACGCCGTCTCGATCCAGCAGATCGACCTGGTGCTGGTGGCCGACCAGAACACCATGAAGAACATGTACGACACCGGCGAGATCGCGTTCATGGATATTCTGGAGCCCGCCATGGTGCCCAGCATGGAGAGCTACCCCGGCTTCAGCTACTACAACGCCGGCGGCGTGCAGTTCCTGGTGCTCAGCCACAAGGGCACCAGCCCCGAGGCGGCCGCCATCACCCAGGATCACGACTTCGTGATGGCGCTGTCCCTGGCAATTGACCGCCAGGCCCTGGTGGACGCCATGTTCCCCACCTACACCCCGTCCACCGGCGTCATCAATCCGGTCATCTCCGACGGCATGGGCGGCAAATGGGGCGACACCTACGACGTGACCGACGTCTACCACAAGACGAAGGCCGACCCCGAGGCCGCCAAGGCGCTGATCCAGGGGGTCTGCGAGCGCCTGGGCTACGCCTCCCCCGCGGACATGCCCACCTTCGACTTCTTCACCCAGTCCGGCGAGCTGCAGCGTACCCTGTCGGAGTACTTCCAGAACACCTGGAAAACCGTCCTGGGCATCGACATCACGGTGCGCCAGCTGGAGTTCGCCCAGTACTGGGAGAACCTCTACAGCGCGCCCTACGACATCTGCCGCTCCGGCTGGGGCCCGGACTACGACGACCCCTTTACTTATCTGGACATGTGGGACAGCCGCGGCGGCTGGAACAAGACCGGCTGGGTGGGCGAGGACTACTACAACCTGATCACCCAGGCCAACGCCCAGTCCGACCCCAAGACGCGCGACGATATGTTCTTTGAGGCGGAGAAGATCCTCCTCACCGAAGCGCCCATCATCCCTCTTTATATGGCCCGCGGCGCCTACGTCATCAACGGCGGGATGATCTCCGGCGTCTCGGTCAGCAGCTTCGGCGCGCGCTTTGACTTCAGATACGCCACCCTTGCGTAA
- the oppF_1 gene encoding ABC transporter ATP-binding protein: protein MGHSDNILEVEHLCKYFDVGAGAKLKAVDDVSFNVRRGEILGLVGESGCGKTTLGRTIKQIYAPTSGTIRFDGQDLSALDRAGRKAYTKRAQMIFQDPYSSLDPRLTVGEIVSEGMDIHAMHTPARRKERVYELLELVGLSREHANRFPHEFSGGQRQRVGIARALALDPELIVCDEPISALDVSIQAQVVNLFKQLREQFSLTYLFVAHDLSMVKYISDRVAVMYLGRIVELTTSAELYRNPCHPYTEFLLSAIPIPDPDVEGVKPFKRLEGEMPSPIDLPRGCSFQNRCPYAAEGCKCSSMELKEISPGHFTACGKAQKEERKDFTC, encoded by the coding sequence ATGGGACATAGCGACAATATCCTGGAGGTGGAGCACCTGTGCAAATACTTCGACGTGGGCGCCGGGGCCAAACTCAAGGCGGTGGACGACGTGAGCTTCAACGTCCGCCGGGGGGAGATCCTGGGCCTGGTGGGGGAGTCCGGCTGCGGCAAAACCACATTGGGCCGGACCATCAAGCAGATTTACGCCCCCACCTCCGGCACCATCCGCTTTGACGGGCAGGATTTGAGCGCGCTGGACCGGGCGGGGCGCAAGGCGTATACAAAAAGGGCACAGATGATCTTCCAGGACCCGTACTCCTCGCTGGACCCCCGGCTGACGGTGGGGGAGATCGTATCGGAGGGAATGGACATCCACGCCATGCACACCCCCGCCCGGCGGAAGGAGCGGGTCTACGAGCTGCTGGAGCTGGTGGGCCTCTCCCGGGAGCACGCCAACCGCTTCCCCCACGAGTTCTCCGGCGGGCAGCGGCAGCGGGTGGGCATCGCCCGGGCCCTGGCGCTGGATCCGGAGCTCATCGTCTGCGACGAGCCCATCTCGGCGCTGGACGTATCCATCCAGGCCCAGGTGGTCAACCTGTTCAAGCAGCTGCGGGAACAGTTCAGCCTGACCTATCTGTTCGTGGCCCACGACCTGTCCATGGTCAAGTATATCTCGGACCGGGTGGCGGTGATGTACCTGGGGCGCATTGTGGAGCTGACCACCTCGGCGGAGCTCTACCGCAACCCCTGCCACCCCTACACGGAGTTTCTGCTCTCCGCCATCCCCATCCCCGACCCGGATGTGGAGGGGGTAAAGCCGTTCAAGCGCCTTGAGGGGGAGATGCCCAGCCCCATCGACCTGCCCCGGGGATGCTCCTTCCAGAACCGCTGCCCTTACGCGGCGGAGGGGTGTAAATGCAGCTCCATGGAGCTGAAGGAGATTTCCCCCGGACACTTTACGGCCTGCGGGAAGGCACAAAAAGAGGAGAGGAAGGATTTCACATGCTGA
- a CDS encoding carbohydrate isomerase — protein MNNPERAAFLAYQASAGQELSRFLGEMDYGRYEQAARLIRAAMQSGGRLHVTGIGKPGHVAAYAASLFSSTGTPAYFLHGTEAVHGSCGQLVPGDVVICISNSGETAELLATLAAVRRNGCRIIGVTGGPGSTLERESDLCLIARVEEEGGPLNRAPRNSVAAELLCLAALSAMLQAMAGLTPQQYVLRHPGGALGALRAHERQPGAS, from the coding sequence ATGAATAACCCGGAACGCGCCGCTTTTCTGGCCTACCAGGCCTCCGCCGGGCAGGAGCTGTCCCGGTTCCTGGGGGAGATGGACTACGGCCGCTATGAGCAGGCCGCCCGCCTTATCCGCGCCGCCATGCAGTCCGGCGGGCGGCTGCACGTCACCGGCATCGGCAAGCCCGGACACGTGGCCGCCTATGCGGCCTCCCTCTTCTCCTCCACCGGCACCCCCGCCTACTTCCTCCACGGCACCGAGGCGGTCCACGGCTCCTGCGGGCAGCTGGTGCCCGGGGACGTGGTCATCTGCATCTCCAACAGCGGGGAGACGGCGGAGCTGCTGGCCACCCTCGCCGCCGTGCGGCGCAACGGCTGCAGGATCATCGGCGTCACCGGCGGGCCGGGCTCCACGCTGGAGCGGGAGAGCGATCTGTGCCTTATCGCCCGGGTGGAGGAGGAGGGCGGGCCTCTGAACCGGGCCCCCCGCAATTCCGTGGCCGCGGAGCTGCTGTGCCTGGCCGCGCTGAGCGCCATGCTCCAGGCCATGGCCGGCCTGACCCCCCAGCAGTATGTCCTCCGCCACCCCGGCGGCGCGCTGGGCGCCCTGCGCGCGCATGAGCGCCAGCCCGGCGCCTCTTAG
- the oppC gene encoding diguanylate cyclase encodes MDMKKKRDESGAARPTRSFAYVGARPEEAERLGRPGMTYLQDAVRRFKKNPAAVAGVLILIVFMLLAFLGPVFSGYQYDRADLAAANLGPSAAHWFGTDELGRDMWARVWKGGQVSIIIGVVAALLQGGIGILVGSVAGFVGGRVDDFIMRVVEFLMAFPYLVWVTLLMMVTGAGIFPMILALTLTGWLSMARLVRGQILALKNEDYVLAAESLGSEGRRTVLKHMIPNMMGVIIVNMTFAIPGAIFSEAFLSFIGIGISSPQTSWGLLVSIGMKQIHTYPLRLLLPCICISLTMLSLQLMGDGLRDALDPKLRR; translated from the coding sequence ATGGATATGAAGAAGAAGCGGGATGAATCCGGCGCGGCGCGGCCCACGCGCTCCTTTGCCTACGTGGGCGCGCGGCCGGAGGAGGCGGAGCGGCTGGGCCGGCCCGGCATGACCTACCTGCAGGACGCCGTACGCCGCTTTAAGAAGAACCCGGCGGCGGTGGCGGGGGTTCTGATCCTTATCGTCTTTATGCTGCTGGCATTTCTCGGCCCCGTCTTCTCGGGCTACCAGTACGACCGGGCGGATTTGGCAGCGGCCAACCTGGGCCCCTCCGCCGCGCACTGGTTCGGCACCGACGAGCTGGGGCGCGACATGTGGGCCCGCGTGTGGAAGGGCGGGCAGGTCTCCATCATCATCGGCGTGGTGGCCGCGCTGCTCCAGGGGGGCATCGGCATCCTGGTGGGCAGCGTCGCCGGCTTTGTGGGGGGCCGGGTGGACGACTTTATCATGCGGGTGGTGGAGTTTCTGATGGCCTTCCCCTACCTGGTGTGGGTCACGCTGCTGATGATGGTGACCGGCGCGGGCATTTTCCCCATGATCCTGGCCCTGACCCTGACGGGCTGGCTCTCCATGGCCCGGCTGGTGCGGGGGCAGATCCTGGCGCTGAAAAACGAGGACTACGTCCTGGCAGCCGAATCCCTGGGCAGCGAGGGCAGGCGCACGGTGCTCAAGCATATGATCCCCAACATGATGGGGGTCATCATCGTCAACATGACCTTCGCCATCCCCGGGGCAATTTTCTCCGAGGCATTCCTGAGCTTTATCGGCATCGGCATCAGCTCTCCCCAGACCTCGTGGGGCCTGCTGGTGAGCATCGGTATGAAGCAGATCCACACCTATCCCCTCAGACTGCTGCTGCCCTGCATCTGCATCAGCCTGACCATGCTCTCCCTCCAGCTTATGGGGGACGGGCTGCGGGACGCGCTGGATCCCAAGCTGCGCCGGTAA
- a CDS encoding protein-serine/threonine phosphatase: MGLFNRRRRPEAAPPPALLSYQVANLQGLGTRERQEDSFAFVNALDVTEIRRRGLLGLLADGMGGMNDGKLVSEHAVACMAEGFDALDRAGDLPGQLCGCVRRTAERLYERFGGDGGTTLVAAMIYQEKLYWASVGDSFLYLLRDGGLTRLNRDQNYRSELYLELIRSGALDRAEADRDPDGPRLTEFLGKPEVEEIDYSRRPLPLRSGDVLFLCSDGVGGVLEEEALRAILAGEPPAAACRRIEAAIRGMGRANQDNYTGLAVACGY, from the coding sequence AACCGTCGGCGCAGGCCCGAGGCCGCGCCGCCCCCCGCACTGCTGTCCTACCAGGTGGCCAATCTGCAGGGGCTGGGCACCCGGGAGCGGCAGGAGGACTCCTTCGCCTTCGTCAACGCTCTGGATGTGACCGAGATCCGCCGCCGGGGGCTGCTGGGGCTGCTGGCCGACGGCATGGGCGGCATGAACGACGGCAAGCTGGTCAGCGAGCACGCCGTGGCCTGCATGGCGGAGGGCTTCGACGCCCTGGACCGGGCGGGGGATCTGCCGGGGCAGCTGTGCGGCTGCGTGCGCCGGACGGCGGAGCGCCTGTACGAACGCTTCGGCGGCGACGGGGGCACCACCCTGGTGGCGGCCATGATTTATCAGGAAAAACTGTACTGGGCCAGCGTGGGGGACAGCTTCCTGTACCTGCTGCGCGACGGCGGGCTCACCCGCCTCAACCGGGACCAGAACTACCGCAGCGAGCTCTACCTGGAGCTGATCCGCAGCGGCGCGCTGGACCGGGCGGAGGCCGACCGGGATCCGGACGGCCCCCGGCTCACCGAGTTTCTGGGGAAGCCGGAGGTGGAGGAGATTGACTACAGCCGCCGGCCCCTGCCGCTGCGCAGCGGCGACGTGCTCTTCCTCTGCTCGGACGGCGTGGGGGGTGTGCTGGAGGAGGAGGCCCTGCGCGCCATCCTGGCGGGCGAGCCGCCCGCCGCCGCCTGCCGCCGGATCGAGGCGGCCATCCGGGGTATGGGGCGGGCCAACCAGGACAACTACACCGGGCTGGCGGTGGCCTGCGGGTACTGA
- a CDS encoding LacI family transcriptional regulator, translating into MSIRKIAAMTGLSISTVSNVLNDTRVTSEESKQKVLEAAGKIGYRPNLAARMLRTQRSNTVALIIPTDEANRNANFFYMDMLLGIHKKLRETDYNVIVATYGGTSGGERSLSAVEVCKKQWVDGVIFVPSSKNARQLDVLREMEIPFVLADRKVDGGGYSFVGSDNEGGAFDAVSRLIGSGRRRVGFVGGALSVSSGSERFEGYRNALEAAGLAYDEGLAAMAEHFSVEDGEACVRRLLEQKADAIFVADNVLTMGAMRELNRQGVAIPGQTAIIGYDYFDWMGFLSPPVTSVRQRSHQMGYVAAEMLMRKLSGMEGNERIILETELVLGGSHG; encoded by the coding sequence ATGAGCATCAGGAAAATCGCCGCCATGACGGGCCTGTCCATCTCCACGGTGTCCAACGTGCTGAACGACACGAGGGTGACCTCGGAGGAGAGCAAGCAGAAGGTTCTGGAGGCGGCCGGCAAGATCGGCTACCGGCCCAATCTGGCGGCCCGGATGCTCCGCACCCAGCGCTCCAACACGGTGGCGCTGATCATCCCCACCGACGAGGCCAACCGCAACGCCAACTTCTTCTACATGGACATGCTGCTGGGCATCCATAAAAAGCTCCGCGAAACCGACTACAACGTGATCGTCGCCACCTACGGCGGGACCAGCGGAGGGGAGCGCAGCCTCAGCGCCGTGGAGGTGTGCAAGAAGCAGTGGGTGGACGGGGTTATCTTCGTCCCCTCCTCCAAGAACGCCAGGCAACTGGACGTGCTGCGGGAGATGGAAATCCCCTTCGTGCTGGCCGACCGCAAGGTGGACGGCGGCGGCTACAGCTTCGTGGGCTCGGACAACGAGGGGGGCGCCTTCGACGCGGTGTCCCGGCTCATCGGGTCGGGCCGCAGGCGGGTGGGCTTCGTGGGCGGCGCGCTCAGCGTCTCCTCCGGCAGCGAGCGGTTTGAGGGCTACCGCAACGCCCTGGAGGCCGCGGGGCTGGCCTATGACGAGGGCCTGGCGGCCATGGCCGAGCACTTCTCGGTGGAGGACGGGGAGGCGTGCGTGCGCAGGCTTCTGGAGCAAAAGGCGGACGCCATCTTCGTGGCGGACAACGTACTTACCATGGGCGCCATGCGGGAGCTGAACCGCCAGGGGGTTGCCATCCCTGGGCAGACGGCTATTATCGGGTACGACTACTTCGACTGGATGGGCTTTCTCAGCCCCCCGGTCACCTCGGTCCGGCAGCGCAGCCACCAGATGGGCTACGTGGCGGCCGAGATGCTGATGCGCAAGCTCAGCGGGATGGAGGGAAACGAGCGGATCATTCTGGAGACGGAGTTGGTCCTGGGCGGTTCCCATGGGTAG
- the oppD_2 gene encoding ABC transporter ATP-binding protein — protein MGEQILSVEHLSVSFDTYAGEVQAVRDVSFTLEEGEIISIVGESGSGKSVMTQSLVKLLPAPPARIKGGQVNYKGRDLTCLNFQQLRSIKGEEIAYIFQDPMTSLNPTVKIGRQVVEGILAHAKVGRKEARRQAVELLREAGIPNPEKRMEQYPHELSGGMRQRVMIAIAIAMHPRLLVADEPTTALDVTIQAQILETLRELNQKLGMAIILITHNMGIVARMARRVMVMYGGKIVESGDVRTIFHAPGHPYTRSLLAAVPRLDAEGGQPLEYIVGAPPDMLLPPAGCPFAPRCKYAMEVCGREMPPAYTPEEGHSALCWLWDEGAAAIKAEFDAGRIPGGEEGHHGT, from the coding sequence ATGGGCGAACAGATTTTATCGGTGGAGCACCTGTCGGTCTCCTTCGACACATACGCCGGCGAGGTGCAGGCGGTGCGGGACGTGAGCTTTACCCTGGAGGAGGGGGAGATCATCTCCATCGTGGGCGAGTCGGGCAGCGGGAAGAGCGTGATGACCCAGTCCCTGGTGAAGCTGCTGCCCGCCCCGCCGGCCCGGATCAAGGGCGGGCAGGTCAATTACAAGGGCAGGGACCTGACCTGCCTGAATTTCCAGCAGCTGCGCAGCATCAAGGGCGAGGAGATCGCCTACATCTTCCAGGATCCCATGACCAGCCTCAACCCCACGGTGAAGATCGGGCGGCAGGTGGTGGAGGGCATCCTGGCCCACGCGAAGGTGGGAAGGAAGGAGGCCCGGCGGCAGGCCGTGGAGCTGCTGCGGGAGGCGGGCATCCCCAACCCTGAGAAGCGGATGGAGCAGTACCCCCACGAGCTGTCGGGCGGGATGCGCCAGCGGGTGATGATCGCCATCGCCATCGCCATGCACCCCAGGCTGCTGGTGGCGGACGAGCCCACCACGGCGCTGGACGTGACCATTCAGGCCCAGATCCTGGAGACGCTGCGGGAGCTCAACCAGAAGCTGGGCATGGCCATTATCCTGATCACCCACAACATGGGCATCGTGGCCCGGATGGCCCGGCGGGTCATGGTCATGTACGGCGGCAAGATCGTGGAGAGCGGCGACGTGCGCACCATCTTCCACGCGCCGGGGCACCCCTACACCCGCAGCCTGCTGGCCGCGGTCCCCCGGCTGGACGCGGAGGGGGGGCAGCCGCTGGAGTATATCGTGGGGGCGCCCCCGGACATGCTCCTGCCCCCCGCGGGCTGCCCCTTTGCCCCCAGGTGTAAGTACGCCATGGAGGTCTGTGGCCGGGAGATGCCCCCCGCCTATACGCCGGAGGAAGGGCACAGCGCGCTGTGCTGGCTGTGGGACGAGGGCGCGGCGGCGATCAAGGCGGAGTTTGACGCGGGGCGGATCCCGGGCGGAGAGGAGGGCCACCATGGGACATAG
- the oppB_1 gene encoding oligopeptide transport system permease protein OppB, translated as MKMLKYIAKRVVVSAVMIFLLVTVSFFMVKLIPGSPFTSEKMQAGNKEAIYAYYGLDKPVYEQYLIYMKNLLHGDLGVSYKLRAISVNSIIANSFPYSLDLGMRAIVFALVMGLLLGIISAYRRGRAMDTVTMVIAIIGTSVPSFIVGFFVQYVFAVKLHWFPVAEYDSVLHTILPTFALGLSMLASIAKYTRTSMLEVLSSDFVKTADAKGLSRFRIVLVHQLRNALLPIVTLLGPMVATTITGTFVVENVFAIPGLGRQYVTSVQNLDYTLITGLTIFFAAVLVVMNLLVDVVYAVVDPRISLE; from the coding sequence ATGAAAATGCTAAAGTATATCGCAAAGCGGGTGGTGGTCTCCGCGGTCATGATCTTCCTGCTGGTCACGGTCTCCTTCTTTATGGTCAAGCTAATCCCCGGCAGCCCCTTCACCAGCGAGAAGATGCAGGCGGGAAACAAGGAGGCCATCTACGCCTATTACGGCCTGGACAAGCCGGTCTACGAACAGTATTTGATCTATATGAAGAACCTGCTCCACGGGGATCTGGGCGTGTCCTACAAGCTGCGGGCCATCAGCGTCAACAGCATCATCGCAAACTCCTTCCCCTACTCGCTGGATCTGGGCATGCGGGCCATCGTGTTCGCGCTGGTCATGGGGCTGCTGCTGGGCATCATCTCGGCCTACCGGCGGGGGAGGGCCATGGATACCGTCACGATGGTCATCGCCATCATAGGCACCTCGGTGCCGTCGTTCATCGTGGGGTTTTTCGTGCAGTACGTGTTCGCGGTCAAGCTCCACTGGTTCCCTGTGGCCGAGTACGACAGCGTCCTGCACACCATCCTGCCCACCTTCGCCCTGGGGCTGAGCATGCTGGCCTCCATCGCGAAATACACCCGCACCAGTATGCTAGAGGTGCTCTCCTCCGACTTCGTGAAGACCGCCGACGCCAAGGGGCTGTCCAGGTTCCGTATCGTGCTGGTCCACCAGCTGCGCAACGCCCTGCTGCCCATCGTCACCCTGCTGGGGCCCATGGTGGCCACTACCATCACCGGCACCTTTGTGGTGGAAAACGTGTTCGCCATCCCCGGCCTGGGCCGGCAGTACGTCACCTCGGTACAAAACCTCGACTATACGCTGATTACCGGCCTGACCATCTTCTTCGCCGCCGTGCTGGTGGTGATGAACCTGCTGGTGGACGTCGTCTACGCAGTGGTCGACCCGCGGATCAGCTTGGAGTGA
- a CDS encoding serine protease — protein sequence MKKLCASVSGALCALLLLTLVLTPARAADFDRKTLNGVIFIIEDIVADGEALGAWSGTGFFVGASGKDPQYIVTNYHVIEYYVLSGGGQGFSSLRVAFDQDDFEEAYVVAYNEEKDLAVLKLDSPTDKREPLRLKSTTEEMVGTTVFAVGYPGVADETFNYRVTTLFGKDDATVTGGRVNRLLTEGGTGRKLLQMDVSIRGGNSGGPLVDESGAVVGINTLGSTLADNLNYAVSVDELLPLLINNNIPYEMAGEGGGLLPWILIAAAAAVVVAAVVILAVTRGRKRKAAPEPAAPAQPQPQQSVRRPVLRSMSAQHNGMKVPVGAQAVLIGRDVAACRIVFREGTAGVSARHCSVAWDGGTDTFVLTDLKSTYGTFLADGRKLAPGVPYTLKPRDSFYLGGQDNVLYVDLE from the coding sequence GTGAAAAAGCTGTGTGCATCGGTCTCGGGCGCGCTGTGCGCCCTGTTGCTTCTGACCCTGGTCCTGACCCCCGCCCGCGCAGCGGACTTCGACCGCAAGACCCTCAACGGCGTCATCTTCATTATCGAGGACATTGTGGCGGACGGGGAGGCGCTGGGCGCGTGGAGCGGCACGGGCTTCTTCGTCGGCGCTTCGGGGAAGGACCCGCAGTACATCGTCACCAACTACCACGTCATCGAATACTACGTCCTCAGCGGCGGCGGGCAGGGGTTCAGCAGCCTGCGGGTGGCCTTCGACCAGGACGACTTTGAGGAGGCCTACGTGGTGGCCTACAACGAGGAGAAGGATTTGGCCGTGCTCAAGCTGGACTCCCCCACCGACAAGCGGGAGCCCCTCCGGCTCAAATCCACGACCGAGGAGATGGTGGGCACCACCGTCTTTGCCGTGGGCTACCCCGGCGTGGCGGACGAGACCTTCAACTATCGGGTAACCACCCTCTTCGGCAAGGACGACGCCACCGTCACCGGCGGGCGGGTCAACCGCCTGCTCACCGAGGGGGGCACCGGGCGCAAGCTGCTGCAGATGGACGTGAGCATCCGGGGCGGAAACTCCGGCGGCCCGCTGGTGGACGAGTCGGGCGCCGTGGTGGGGATCAACACCCTGGGCTCCACCCTGGCCGACAACCTCAACTACGCCGTCAGCGTCGACGAGCTGCTCCCCCTGCTGATTAACAACAACATCCCCTACGAGATGGCGGGCGAGGGGGGCGGCCTCCTGCCGTGGATTCTCATCGCGGCCGCGGCGGCCGTGGTGGTGGCGGCGGTGGTCATCCTGGCCGTGACCAGGGGAAGGAAGCGGAAGGCGGCCCCGGAACCCGCCGCGCCGGCGCAGCCGCAGCCCCAGCAGAGCGTGCGCCGGCCGGTGCTGCGCTCCATGTCGGCCCAGCACAACGGCATGAAGGTGCCCGTGGGCGCCCAGGCCGTGCTGATCGGGCGGGACGTGGCCGCCTGCCGGATCGTGTTCCGGGAGGGGACCGCGGGGGTCAGCGCCCGCCACTGCTCGGTGGCCTGGGACGGGGGGACGGACACCTTTGTCCTCACGGACTTGAAGTCCACCTACGGCACCTTCCTGGCGGACGGACGAAAGCTGGCCCCCGGCGTGCCCTATACCCTGAAGCCGCGGGATTCCTTCTACCTGGGCGGCCAGGACAACGTACTCTACGTGGATTTGGAGTGA
- the rbsK_3 gene encoding ribokinase, whose translation MEYTPPRLLVVGSLVMDLITTTGRIPNAGETVIGLEFSTAPGGKGANQALQAARLGAQVTMVGKVGDDGFGEALTGSLAQAGVDVRHVLRAEGVSSAVGNVQLLVEGGRTRNNRIIVAPGANHRLTPGDVAFLEEGVAEFDMVLLQLEIPTPVNEQVARWAAAKGVPVMLNPAPSAPLPPSLLKHLAYLSPNEHEAADLAGMPLCGPDGRVEPARLDAALRSLHGGGAANVIITLGAQGSVLSTPEGRVAMPCVPGIRAVDPTAAGDSFLGAFCTAAAAGLAHPDALALATYTAALTVSAMGAQPSLPRLAQVLALMEARGCGQDMIGRIQARLGGNRHE comes from the coding sequence ATGGAATATACACCCCCCAGGCTCCTGGTCGTGGGCAGCCTGGTCATGGATCTGATTACCACCACCGGCAGAATTCCAAACGCCGGGGAGACGGTCATCGGCCTGGAGTTCTCCACCGCCCCCGGCGGGAAAGGCGCCAACCAGGCCCTCCAGGCGGCCAGGCTGGGCGCACAGGTCACCATGGTGGGCAAGGTGGGGGACGACGGCTTTGGCGAGGCGCTTACCGGCTCCCTGGCCCAGGCCGGGGTGGACGTGCGCCACGTCCTGCGGGCGGAGGGGGTCTCCTCCGCCGTGGGCAACGTCCAGCTGCTGGTGGAGGGGGGGCGCACCCGGAACAACCGCATCATCGTGGCCCCCGGCGCCAACCACCGCCTTACCCCCGGCGACGTGGCCTTTCTGGAGGAGGGCGTGGCGGAGTTCGACATGGTGCTCCTCCAGCTGGAAATCCCCACCCCCGTCAACGAGCAGGTGGCGCGCTGGGCGGCCGCCAAGGGGGTGCCCGTTATGCTCAATCCCGCCCCCTCGGCGCCCCTCCCCCCCTCCCTGCTGAAGCACCTCGCCTATCTCTCCCCCAACGAGCATGAGGCCGCGGATCTGGCGGGAATGCCCCTGTGCGGCCCCGACGGCCGGGTGGAGCCCGCCCGGCTGGACGCCGCCCTGCGCTCCCTCCACGGCGGGGGCGCCGCCAATGTGATCATCACCCTGGGCGCGCAGGGGAGCGTGCTCTCCACGCCGGAGGGCCGTGTGGCCATGCCCTGCGTCCCCGGCATCCGAGCCGTGGATCCCACGGCGGCGGGGGACTCCTTCCTGGGGGCCTTCTGCACCGCGGCGGCCGCCGGGCTGGCCCACCCCGACGCCCTGGCCCTGGCCACCTACACCGCCGCGCTCACAGTCTCCGCCATGGGGGCCCAGCCCAGCCTGCCCCGGCTCGCCCAGGTGCTGGCCCTGATGGAGGCGCGGGGCTGCGGCCAGGATATGATAGGCCGTATACAGGCCAGATTGGGAGGAAACCGCCATGAATAA